The Nocardia arthritidis genome has a window encoding:
- a CDS encoding superoxide dismutase family protein, protein MEALTGSLPGAEPGRMNCKPYFLGAVAAVLLSPAIPANACDPVVSEGTFEPWQEGMVAVTYDTTLAPAGSRARIEIDNDGQTTTATFTVSGLLPNRVYGTHAHTKACGAKPADSGFHYQNVEDPNAKGKMSTDARYANPQNELWLDFTTDESGSATQVSNVDWVFRDGEPGSIVVHEKKTDTTDGKAGMAGARVACLSIPQP, encoded by the coding sequence ATGGAAGCGTTGACCGGTTCGTTACCTGGGGCGGAGCCTGGTCGCATGAATTGCAAGCCATATTTCTTAGGTGCCGTTGCCGCCGTTCTCTTGAGTCCCGCGATACCCGCGAATGCCTGCGATCCCGTTGTCTCCGAAGGGACTTTCGAGCCCTGGCAGGAAGGGATGGTCGCGGTCACATACGATACGACGCTCGCTCCTGCGGGCAGCCGTGCCAGGATCGAGATCGATAACGACGGGCAGACCACCACCGCCACTTTCACCGTCAGCGGACTGCTGCCGAACCGCGTCTACGGTACGCATGCGCACACGAAGGCGTGCGGTGCGAAGCCGGCCGATTCCGGCTTCCACTATCAGAATGTGGAAGATCCGAATGCCAAGGGCAAGATGTCGACGGACGCGCGATACGCCAACCCGCAGAACGAACTCTGGCTCGACTTCACCACCGATGAATCAGGCAGCGCCACACAGGTTTCCAATGTCGATTGGGTCTTCCGCGATGGCGAGCCGGGTTCGATCGTCGTGCACGAGAAGAAGACCGACACGACCGACGGCAAGGCGGGTATGGCCGGCGCGCGAGTCGCCTGCCTGAGCATCCCGCAGCCGTAG
- a CDS encoding glycoside hydrolase family 15 protein, producing the protein MIPDSASEPHVLREYALLADGQRGALVGPRGDISWLCLPGWDGDAVFATLLGGRGMYTVTPARRSVWGGYYETGSLIWHSHWVAGSALIECREALAFPGDPRRAVLLRRIIALHEDAEVDVLLRPAADFGTAKLRSAHRVQRGWRARLGPIRLRWTGAGSARLSGPPGDRCWTDHLRIAAGERHDLVLELADTELPDEPPDPEHLWAATESAWHREVPDLADAAAPRDAMQAYAVLRGMTGRSGGMVAAATTSLPERADQGENYDYRYVWIRDQCFAGQAAAAHGPHPLLDDAVQFTAARLLTDGPKLAPAYTMSGEIVPRARELDLPGYPGGFTVVGNQVRDQFQLDIFGEALLLFAAAGRHDRLTEEHRRAIGAAISAIAEHRNRPDAGIWEIEERRWAHSRLTCAAGLRAVAACTATGVDAGRCAALADSLVAEVSLDSVHPTGRWQRAPDTPGVDAALVLPMIRGAVPPHDPRSMATFRAIRRELTVDFHVYRYRHDDRPLESVEGAFLFCGFTMALAAAQLGQPVTALRFFERNRAACGTPGLFAEEFDVAQRQLRGNLPQAFVHALLLESAIRLAPLQEWPDPEPAVGRPIHGKEAI; encoded by the coding sequence GTGATACCGGATTCGGCGAGCGAACCGCATGTGCTGCGAGAGTACGCGCTGCTGGCCGACGGGCAGCGCGGTGCGCTGGTCGGCCCGCGCGGCGATATCTCGTGGCTGTGCCTGCCCGGCTGGGACGGCGACGCCGTTTTCGCGACGTTGCTGGGCGGACGCGGGATGTACACGGTGACACCGGCGCGCCGGTCGGTGTGGGGCGGTTATTACGAGACCGGCAGCCTCATCTGGCATTCACACTGGGTGGCCGGATCCGCATTGATCGAATGCCGTGAGGCGCTGGCCTTTCCCGGCGATCCGCGGCGGGCGGTGCTGCTGCGCCGGATCATCGCGCTGCACGAGGACGCCGAGGTGGACGTATTACTGCGTCCCGCAGCCGATTTCGGTACGGCGAAGCTGCGCTCGGCGCACCGTGTCCAGCGCGGCTGGCGCGCCCGGCTCGGGCCGATCCGATTGCGTTGGACCGGTGCGGGATCGGCGCGACTGTCCGGCCCACCAGGTGATCGGTGCTGGACCGATCACCTGCGGATCGCCGCGGGCGAGCGGCACGACCTGGTACTCGAACTGGCCGACACCGAACTGCCGGACGAACCGCCGGACCCTGAACACCTCTGGGCGGCAACAGAATCCGCATGGCACCGGGAAGTGCCCGACCTAGCGGATGCGGCCGCGCCGCGCGATGCCATGCAGGCGTACGCGGTACTGCGCGGGATGACCGGGCGCAGCGGCGGGATGGTCGCCGCCGCCACCACGAGCCTGCCCGAACGGGCCGATCAGGGCGAGAACTACGACTACCGCTACGTCTGGATCCGGGACCAATGTTTCGCGGGGCAGGCGGCCGCCGCGCACGGCCCGCATCCGCTGCTGGACGATGCGGTGCAATTCACCGCGGCGCGGCTGCTCACCGACGGGCCGAAGCTGGCGCCCGCGTACACGATGTCCGGTGAAATTGTCCCTCGCGCAAGGGAACTCGACCTACCCGGCTATCCGGGCGGATTCACCGTCGTCGGGAATCAGGTGCGCGACCAATTCCAGCTCGACATCTTCGGCGAGGCGCTGCTGCTGTTCGCCGCCGCGGGCCGCCACGATCGGCTCACCGAGGAACACCGCCGCGCGATCGGTGCGGCGATCTCGGCCATCGCGGAACATCGGAATCGGCCCGATGCGGGCATCTGGGAGATCGAGGAACGCCGATGGGCGCACTCCCGGCTCACCTGCGCGGCCGGGCTGCGCGCGGTGGCCGCCTGCACCGCCACCGGCGTCGACGCGGGTCGCTGTGCCGCACTTGCGGATTCGCTGGTGGCCGAGGTTTCCCTCGACAGCGTGCACCCGACCGGGCGGTGGCAGCGCGCCCCCGATACGCCCGGTGTGGACGCGGCGCTGGTGCTGCCGATGATCCGCGGTGCGGTGCCGCCGCATGATCCACGCAGCATGGCCACCTTTCGCGCGATCCGGCGCGAATTGACCGTGGATTTCCATGTTTATCGGTATCGGCACGACGACCGGCCGCTCGAGTCGGTCGAGGGTGCGTTCCTGTTCTGTGGCTTCACCATGGCGCTCGCCGCGGCACAACTCGGACAGCCGGTGACGGCGCTGCGGTTCTTCGAACGCAATCGCGCGGCCTGCGGCACACCCGGCCTGTTCGCCGAGGAGTTCGACGTCGCCCAGCGGCAGCTGCGCGGCAACCTGCCGCAGGCCTTCGTGCACGCGCTGCTGCTCGAATCCGCGATTCGCCTTGCGCCGCTACAGGAATGGCCCGATCCGGAACCGGCCGTCGGGCGTCCGATACATGGGAAGGAAGCGATATGA
- a CDS encoding TIGR03557 family F420-dependent LLM class oxidoreductase, with product MVSFGYFLASEQFGPKELVDQARRAERAGFERLWISDHFHPWTDAQGHSPFVWGTIGALSQATALPVTTAVTCPTVRIHPAVIAQAAATAAVQLDGGFVLGVGSGEALNEHIFGDRWPAPAVRLEMLEEAVQLIRRMHRGGTVNHRGKHYEVQDARIYTLPDQPVPIYLSGFGPQATQLAARIGDGFCTVVPDADLVETFRAAGGGDKPVQAGTKLSWSRDEESGLDAAHQLWATDLLPGQLNQTLPRPRDFEDAMSLVDRETVRTNIASGPDPERHIRQLRQYLDAGVDELYVQQIGPDLDGFFTAWEKEIMPALQ from the coding sequence ATGGTGAGCTTCGGATACTTTCTAGCCAGCGAACAATTCGGACCGAAAGAACTCGTCGACCAGGCCCGACGCGCCGAACGCGCCGGGTTCGAGCGGCTGTGGATCTCCGACCATTTCCACCCGTGGACCGACGCGCAGGGTCACAGTCCCTTCGTGTGGGGCACCATCGGCGCGCTCTCCCAGGCCACCGCGCTGCCGGTGACCACTGCCGTCACCTGCCCCACCGTGCGCATCCATCCCGCGGTCATCGCGCAGGCCGCCGCCACCGCGGCGGTTCAGCTCGACGGCGGGTTCGTACTCGGCGTCGGCAGCGGTGAGGCGCTGAACGAGCACATTTTCGGCGATCGATGGCCCGCGCCCGCGGTGCGCTTGGAAATGCTGGAGGAGGCGGTACAGCTGATCCGCAGGATGCACCGCGGCGGCACGGTGAATCACCGGGGCAAGCACTACGAGGTGCAGGACGCGCGCATCTATACCCTGCCGGACCAGCCGGTGCCGATCTACCTGTCCGGATTCGGCCCGCAGGCAACACAATTGGCGGCCCGGATCGGCGACGGGTTCTGCACCGTTGTGCCGGACGCGGATCTGGTGGAGACCTTCCGCGCCGCGGGCGGCGGCGACAAACCGGTGCAGGCGGGCACCAAACTCAGCTGGTCGCGGGACGAGGAATCCGGCCTCGACGCGGCGCACCAGCTGTGGGCCACCGACCTGCTGCCCGGCCAGCTCAACCAAACCCTGCCGCGCCCAAGGGATTTCGAGGACGCGATGAGTCTGGTGGACCGCGAGACGGTGCGCACGAATATCGCGAGCGGACCCGATCCGGAACGGCATATCCGCCAGCTCCGGCAGTACCTCGACGCCGGAGTCGACGAACTCTACGTCCAGCAGATCGGGCCCGATCTCGACGGCTTCTTCACCGCGTGGGAGAAGGAGATCATGCCCGCGCTGCAGTGA
- a CDS encoding catalase, whose translation MDGAAKDRGDGAQNEKQRQLDNYRVDRETGYLTTQQGVRVDSTDDAVKVGERGPTLLADFHAREKVTHFDHERIPERVVHARGAGAYGHFRPYNGWLAEFTSARFLIDPSVETPVFVRFSTVAGSRGSADTVRDVRGFATKFYTAQGNYDLVGNNFPVFFIQDGIKFPDFVHAVKPEPHNEIPQAQSAHDTLWDFVAQQPETLHAIMWLMSDRALPRSYRMMQGFGVHTFRLVNGEGRGTFVKFHWKPKLGVHSLLWDECQQIAGYDPDFNRRDLWDCIEAGQYPEWELGVQLVSDEREYAFDFDLLDPTKIIPEEQVPVQPVGSMVLDRNPDNFFAETEQVAFHTANLVPGIDFTDDPLLQLRNFSYLDTQLIRLGGPNFAQLPINRPIADVRNHQQDGYGQHAIPRGEAAYTKNTIGGGCPALADAGMFSHYAEPVTGAAIRQRASSFREYYRQPRMFWRSMSAPEADHIVAAFAFELGKVEREAIRLRIVEHLAFIDADLAVRVAGELGLPAPPPVPGTEDAVVSPALSQLAMNKVADTIATRKVAILAADGVDAAGVRRVRAWLTEHGAVTEILAPHGGTLRGDGDNGETLKVDRALPTMASVLYDGVIVAGGPQAADILASAGTAVHFVLGAFKHGKPVGGFGGGVTVLRLAGVVPDGSTDGDVGVANGVITTPVAGSGIPEDFIREFAAVLAQHRVWQRATAAVPA comes from the coding sequence ATGGACGGAGCCGCGAAGGATCGGGGCGATGGCGCCCAGAACGAGAAACAGCGACAGCTCGACAACTACCGCGTCGACCGGGAGACCGGATACCTGACCACCCAGCAGGGCGTCCGGGTGGACAGCACCGACGACGCGGTGAAGGTCGGTGAGCGCGGGCCGACCCTGCTCGCGGATTTCCACGCCAGGGAAAAGGTCACTCACTTCGACCACGAGCGCATTCCGGAGCGGGTGGTGCACGCCAGAGGGGCAGGCGCCTACGGGCACTTCCGGCCCTACAACGGCTGGCTCGCCGAATTCACCTCGGCCCGCTTCCTCATCGATCCGAGTGTGGAAACGCCGGTGTTCGTGCGCTTCTCGACCGTCGCCGGATCTCGCGGCTCGGCCGACACGGTGCGCGACGTGCGCGGGTTCGCCACGAAGTTCTATACCGCACAGGGCAATTACGATCTGGTCGGCAACAACTTCCCGGTGTTCTTCATCCAGGACGGCATCAAATTCCCCGATTTCGTGCACGCGGTGAAACCCGAGCCGCACAACGAGATTCCGCAGGCCCAGTCCGCGCACGACACGCTGTGGGATTTCGTCGCGCAGCAGCCGGAGACGTTGCACGCCATCATGTGGCTGATGTCGGACCGGGCGCTGCCACGCAGCTACCGGATGATGCAGGGCTTCGGCGTGCACACCTTCCGGCTGGTGAACGGTGAGGGCCGAGGGACCTTCGTGAAATTCCACTGGAAGCCGAAACTCGGCGTGCACTCGCTGCTGTGGGACGAATGTCAGCAGATCGCGGGCTACGACCCGGATTTCAACCGGCGTGACCTGTGGGACTGCATCGAGGCCGGACAGTATCCGGAGTGGGAGCTCGGCGTGCAGCTGGTCTCCGACGAACGCGAGTACGCCTTCGACTTCGATCTGCTCGATCCGACGAAAATCATTCCGGAGGAACAAGTTCCGGTGCAACCGGTGGGCTCGATGGTGCTCGACCGCAACCCGGACAATTTCTTCGCCGAGACCGAGCAGGTGGCCTTCCACACGGCGAATCTGGTGCCGGGGATCGACTTCACCGATGATCCGCTGCTACAGCTGCGCAACTTCTCCTACCTGGATACCCAGCTGATCCGTTTGGGCGGGCCGAATTTCGCGCAGCTGCCGATCAACCGGCCGATCGCCGACGTGCGCAACCACCAGCAGGACGGCTACGGCCAGCACGCCATTCCGCGCGGGGAGGCCGCGTACACGAAGAACACCATCGGCGGCGGATGCCCGGCGCTCGCCGACGCCGGCATGTTCAGCCATTACGCCGAACCGGTGACCGGGGCCGCTATCCGTCAGCGCGCCAGCAGTTTTCGCGAGTACTACCGGCAGCCGCGGATGTTCTGGCGCAGCATGTCGGCGCCGGAGGCCGACCATATCGTCGCGGCCTTCGCCTTCGAACTCGGGAAGGTGGAGCGGGAGGCGATCAGGCTGCGCATCGTCGAACATCTGGCGTTCATCGATGCTGATCTGGCGGTGCGCGTCGCCGGTGAGCTCGGTTTGCCAGCGCCGCCGCCGGTGCCGGGCACCGAGGACGCCGTGGTGTCGCCCGCGCTGTCCCAGCTGGCCATGAACAAGGTGGCCGACACGATCGCCACCAGGAAGGTCGCCATTCTGGCCGCCGACGGGGTGGACGCCGCCGGAGTGCGCCGGGTGCGGGCCTGGCTCACCGAGCACGGCGCGGTCACCGAAATCCTTGCGCCACACGGCGGTACGCTGCGCGGCGACGGGGACAACGGTGAAACCCTGAAGGTGGACCGGGCTTTGCCGACCATGGCGTCGGTGCTGTACGACGGGGTGATCGTCGCGGGCGGGCCGCAGGCCGCCGACATTCTCGCGAGTGCCGGTACCGCGGTGCATTTCGTGCTCGGCGCGTTCAAACACGGCAAGCCGGTAGGCGGTTTCGGCGGCGGGGTCACGGTGCTGCGGCTCGCGGGCGTCGTGCCGGACGGATCGACCGATGGCGACGTCGGTGTCGCCAACGGGGTGATCACCACGCCGGTCGCGGGCAGCGGGATTCCGGAGGACTTCATCCGTGAGTTCGCGGCTGTGCTTGCCCAGCACCGGGTTTGGCAGCGCGCGACCGCGGCGGTGCCCGCCTGA
- a CDS encoding hemerythrin domain-containing protein: MTTEQREDVVTLLLAQHEQIKGLIERVETTHGEAKREAFEDLVRMLAIHETAEEEVVHPASRRASVSDSVVDSRLHEENEAKHVLSELYDMGVLHEGFDTKFRTFANSVVEHAEMEEKEEFGQLAQQTSADERKKLSDAVRVAEAVAPTRPHPHAGESAIANIIAGPPLALFDRVRDAVRDWRRKTEE, translated from the coding sequence ATGACCACAGAGCAGCGAGAAGACGTGGTCACGCTGTTGCTCGCGCAGCATGAACAGATCAAGGGGCTCATCGAGCGGGTGGAGACCACGCATGGTGAGGCCAAGCGTGAGGCGTTCGAGGATCTGGTTCGAATGCTCGCCATCCACGAGACCGCCGAGGAGGAGGTCGTGCATCCGGCGTCGCGGCGCGCTTCGGTCAGCGACAGCGTCGTCGACAGCAGGCTGCACGAGGAGAACGAGGCCAAACACGTGCTGTCCGAGCTGTACGACATGGGTGTGCTGCACGAGGGATTCGACACCAAATTCCGGACATTCGCGAATTCGGTGGTCGAGCACGCCGAAATGGAGGAGAAGGAGGAGTTCGGTCAGCTGGCCCAGCAGACCTCCGCCGACGAACGCAAGAAGCTGAGCGATGCGGTGCGGGTGGCCGAGGCCGTCGCGCCGACCCGGCCGCATCCGCACGCGGGTGAATCCGCGATCGCCAATATCATCGCGGGCCCGCCGCTGGCGCTGTTCGACCGGGTGCGCGACGCGGTGCGCGATTGGCGCAGGAAGACCGAGGAGTGA
- a CDS encoding DUF6328 family protein, whose product MTVDERHETDTERLDRNWGSLIQELRVVETGVQFLTGFLLVLPFQTGFAVLSHPLRLVYLVTVGASIGATVFIVAPVSWHRILFRRHRLGHVVSTAHRCAMTGLGLLGVAMTGVILLVFHTVLGPVAAVVAGAVAAVLFAAVWLIMPWRWRRTPR is encoded by the coding sequence GTGACGGTCGACGAACGCCACGAGACGGATACCGAACGGCTGGACCGCAATTGGGGCAGTCTCATTCAGGAGCTGCGCGTGGTGGAGACCGGCGTGCAGTTCCTGACCGGCTTCCTGCTGGTGCTGCCGTTCCAGACCGGATTCGCGGTGCTGTCGCATCCGCTGCGCCTGGTGTATCTGGTGACCGTCGGCGCATCGATCGGGGCGACGGTGTTCATCGTCGCGCCGGTGTCCTGGCATCGAATTCTGTTTCGCCGCCATCGATTAGGCCATGTGGTGAGCACGGCGCACCGCTGCGCGATGACCGGGCTCGGCCTGCTCGGCGTCGCGATGACGGGGGTGATCCTGCTCGTTTTCCACACCGTGCTGGGGCCGGTGGCCGCGGTGGTCGCCGGTGCGGTGGCGGCCGTGCTGTTCGCGGCCGTCTGGCTGATCATGCCGTGGCGCTGGCGCCGGACACCGCGTTGA
- a CDS encoding ChaB family protein has protein sequence MPKTTRTGEPKKSELPSTIQRSEEKAQRMFAEVHDSALDHYGSEERAHRVAFNALKHGYEKVGDHWEPKGRRGPSDERAESGGPNPKGESAEGVDANASKRHLLDVAKRLDITGRSKMTKDELISAIERRNRQETAHSRPGKR, from the coding sequence ATGCCGAAGACGACCAGGACCGGAGAACCGAAGAAGTCGGAGTTGCCGAGCACCATCCAGCGCTCGGAGGAGAAGGCGCAGCGCATGTTCGCCGAGGTGCACGATTCCGCACTGGATCACTACGGCAGCGAGGAGCGGGCGCACCGGGTCGCCTTCAACGCGTTGAAGCACGGTTACGAGAAGGTCGGCGATCACTGGGAACCCAAGGGGAGGCGCGGACCGTCGGACGAGCGCGCGGAAAGCGGTGGCCCGAATCCCAAGGGGGAGAGCGCCGAAGGCGTCGATGCCAACGCGTCCAAGCGACATCTGCTCGACGTGGCGAAGCGGCTCGACATCACCGGCCGCTCGAAAATGACCAAGGACGAACTGATTTCGGCGATCGAGCGGCGCAACCGACAGGAGACGGCGCACAGCAGGCCGGGCAAGCGGTGA
- a CDS encoding nucleotidyltransferase family protein — protein MIPSIDRLLHALTRAANALTDAEIRFAVAGGCAAYARGGPASEHDVDLFIKPDDVGRARSALARSGLRVADAAEDWLTKAYDGETLIDVIYRPNQREVTDEMLDRAEVMRVGATVAPVVSATDLMIDKLLVFDAHRLDLSPLLRIARDVREQVDWSEVRRQTGESPYARAFLGLLEDLDVIARVS, from the coding sequence ATGATCCCGTCCATCGATCGACTACTGCACGCGCTCACCCGCGCGGCAAATGCGCTGACGGACGCGGAGATCCGCTTCGCGGTGGCCGGCGGCTGCGCGGCGTACGCGCGCGGCGGCCCCGCCTCCGAACACGATGTCGATTTGTTCATAAAACCCGACGACGTCGGGCGGGCCCGCAGTGCGCTGGCCCGGTCCGGCCTGCGGGTCGCCGACGCCGCCGAGGATTGGCTGACCAAGGCATACGACGGCGAGACCCTGATCGATGTGATCTACCGACCCAACCAGCGCGAGGTGACCGACGAAATGCTCGACCGTGCCGAGGTGATGCGGGTCGGCGCCACAGTGGCGCCGGTCGTCAGCGCCACCGATCTGATGATCGATAAACTGCTCGTCTTCGACGCGCACCGGCTGGACCTGAGCCCGCTGCTGCGCATCGCGCGCGATGTGCGCGAACAGGTCGACTGGTCCGAGGTGCGCCGCCAGACCGGCGAATCACCTTATGCCAGAGCCTTTCTCGGCCTACTGGAAGATCTCGACGTGATCGCGCGGGTGTCGTGA
- a CDS encoding BON domain-containing protein, which translates to MDRPQYLVAHLRRALAEDPRTAELGVQVTIRGDVVVLGGDVTSDDRREQMETVVRELLPQARIHNDVHVTPPVPPGDVEELPCE; encoded by the coding sequence ATGGACCGCCCGCAGTATCTGGTCGCACATCTGCGCCGCGCACTCGCCGAGGATCCGCGCACCGCCGAACTCGGTGTGCAGGTGACCATCCGTGGCGATGTCGTGGTCCTCGGCGGCGACGTCACCAGCGACGACCGCAGAGAACAAATGGAAACCGTTGTGCGCGAGCTGCTTCCGCAGGCACGCATCCACAACGACGTGCATGTCACGCCGCCGGTGCCGCCCGGCGACGTCGAGGAGTTGCCATGCGAATAG
- a CDS encoding metallophosphoesterase family protein, whose amino-acid sequence MRIAAVGDVHLGAQSHGQFRPALRDLRERADALLLAGDLTRCGTVDEARVVATEFADLGVPVVAVLGNHDHHADVPDEIAALLTDHGITVLEGTAVTIPVNGRTLGIAGTKGFGGGFAGKCASVFGERVMREFASHTVDLADSLRTALATLDTDVKVVLTHYSPISDTLHGEPREIYPFLGSYLLGEVVDEGGADLAVHGHAHAGAERGTTPGGIRVRNVAQPVIRAAYAVYDLNPALAQVD is encoded by the coding sequence ATGCGAATAGCCGCCGTCGGCGATGTGCACCTGGGTGCGCAATCGCACGGACAATTCCGTCCCGCCCTGCGCGACCTGCGCGAGCGAGCCGACGCGCTGCTGCTGGCCGGTGATCTCACCCGCTGCGGCACCGTCGACGAGGCACGGGTGGTGGCAACGGAATTCGCCGATCTCGGGGTGCCGGTGGTTGCCGTGCTCGGCAACCACGACCACCACGCCGACGTACCGGACGAAATCGCCGCACTGCTCACCGACCACGGCATCACCGTGCTGGAGGGTACGGCCGTCACCATTCCGGTGAACGGCCGCACCTTGGGCATCGCCGGCACCAAGGGATTCGGCGGCGGTTTCGCCGGTAAGTGCGCGAGCGTTTTCGGCGAACGGGTGATGCGCGAATTCGCCTCGCACACCGTCGATCTGGCCGATTCCCTGCGTACCGCGCTGGCGACGCTGGATACCGACGTCAAGGTGGTGCTCACCCACTACTCCCCGATCAGCGATACGTTGCACGGCGAACCACGGGAGATCTACCCGTTCCTCGGCTCATATCTGCTCGGCGAGGTGGTCGACGAGGGCGGCGCGGACCTGGCGGTGCACGGGCACGCGCACGCGGGCGCCGAACGCGGGACGACGCCGGGCGGCATTCGCGTTCGCAATGTCGCCCAGCCCGTCATTCGCGCGGCATACGCCGTCTACGACCTGAATCCCGCGCTGGCCCAGGTCGATTAG
- a CDS encoding CBS domain-containing protein, with translation MTTARDLMTEGVKCVRSSDSVVDAARLMRDLNVGALPICGEDNRLKGMLTDRDIVVKVIAERKDPTGVHASELAEGTPVTVQVDDDAGQVLSTMKQHQVRRVPVLDGNQLVGIVAQADVANALGNTDTGGLVEDISKNG, from the coding sequence ATGACAACCGCACGCGACCTGATGACCGAGGGCGTGAAGTGCGTTCGGTCCAGCGATTCCGTGGTGGACGCGGCCCGGCTGATGCGTGACCTGAATGTGGGTGCGCTGCCGATCTGCGGCGAGGACAACCGGCTCAAGGGCATGCTCACCGATCGCGACATCGTCGTGAAAGTCATTGCGGAGCGCAAAGATCCGACCGGTGTGCACGCCAGCGAACTGGCCGAGGGCACCCCGGTCACCGTGCAGGTGGACGATGACGCCGGCCAGGTGCTGTCCACGATGAAGCAGCATCAGGTGCGCCGGGTGCCGGTGCTGGACGGCAACCAGCTGGTCGGCATCGTGGCGCAGGCCGATGTGGCCAACGCGCTGGGCAACACCGATACCGGCGGCCTGGTCGAGGACATCTCCAAGAACGGCTAA
- a CDS encoding CsbD family protein yields the protein MSEHKSGPREGVEGVVEDVKGKAKEAAGTVFGNEQLRQEGKAQQDKASSQREAAKKEAQAERERAEAGLDEAKQRGYQDRRQ from the coding sequence GTGTCCGAACACAAGAGCGGCCCCCGCGAAGGCGTCGAGGGCGTCGTCGAGGACGTGAAAGGCAAGGCCAAGGAGGCCGCCGGCACCGTCTTCGGCAACGAGCAGCTGCGCCAAGAGGGAAAAGCGCAGCAGGACAAGGCTTCCAGCCAGCGCGAGGCGGCGAAGAAGGAGGCCCAGGCGGAGCGTGAGCGCGCCGAGGCCGGCTTGGACGAGGCCAAGCAGCGCGGCTACCAGGACCGCCGGCAGTAA
- a CDS encoding RNA polymerase sigma factor SigF, with translation MTDEPTASVASRAARGTDSYDNIEPMFEKLAGFDGADPQRAAVRAQLIGRCLPLAEHIARRFAGRGELFDDLLQVARLGLVHAVDRFDVERGSSFLSYAVPTIMGEVRRHFRDSTWGVRVPRRTKEIQLRIGPTVEALAQRIGRLPKAREIAAELDVEIEEVTQALIAGNAYQLDSIDSVAGGDIDNAPLPVLEVLGSPEHGYELVDQFDAVRPLLAELPDRERRVLVMRFFESRTQSQIAEELGISQMHVSRILSRTLTWLREEALRD, from the coding sequence ATGACGGATGAACCGACCGCGTCGGTCGCCTCGCGCGCGGCCCGCGGTACCGACAGCTACGACAATATCGAGCCGATGTTCGAGAAGCTGGCCGGATTCGACGGGGCCGATCCGCAGCGAGCGGCGGTGCGCGCGCAACTGATCGGGCGATGTCTCCCGCTGGCCGAACATATCGCGCGTCGATTCGCCGGGCGCGGTGAGCTTTTCGACGATCTACTGCAGGTCGCCCGGCTGGGACTGGTGCACGCGGTCGACCGCTTCGACGTCGAGCGCGGTTCGTCGTTCCTGTCGTATGCGGTGCCGACCATCATGGGCGAGGTGCGCAGGCATTTCCGCGACAGCACCTGGGGCGTGCGGGTTCCCCGGCGCACCAAGGAAATTCAACTCAGGATCGGTCCGACGGTGGAGGCACTGGCCCAGCGGATCGGCCGATTGCCCAAGGCGCGTGAGATCGCGGCCGAACTGGACGTTGAAATCGAAGAGGTGACTCAGGCGCTCATCGCCGGCAACGCCTACCAGCTGGATTCGATCGATTCGGTGGCGGGCGGCGATATCGACAACGCGCCGCTGCCGGTGCTGGAGGTGCTCGGCAGTCCCGAACACGGCTACGAGCTGGTGGACCAGTTCGACGCGGTGCGCCCGCTGCTGGCCGAACTGCCCGACCGGGAACGGCGGGTACTCGTCATGCGATTCTTCGAATCGCGCACCCAATCCCAGATCGCCGAGGAATTGGGTATTTCGCAGATGCATGTTTCGCGGATTCTGTCGCGCACGCTCACCTGGTTGCGTGAAGAGGCGTTGCGCGACTGA
- a CDS encoding ATP-binding protein, which translates to MNGSTDRRIPAAWSSGVEQAEVIMGERISKSPATTSTIGIRVPAELDQLVMLRAIAETIALIGDFALDEVTDIRVAVDEIATALMRGAAPDSELECEFGYNARRMTVRMRVAAGAHDVIDEGGFGWHVLRTITETLAVERDPFDKAVSGYPTTVIFSRIRSDADDG; encoded by the coding sequence GTGAACGGCTCGACCGACCGGCGGATCCCGGCCGCGTGGTCGTCCGGGGTAGAACAGGCGGAAGTGATCATGGGCGAACGCATCTCGAAGTCACCGGCGACCACCTCGACCATCGGCATCCGCGTGCCCGCCGAGTTGGACCAATTGGTCATGCTCCGGGCCATCGCCGAAACCATCGCGCTCATCGGCGATTTCGCACTCGACGAGGTCACCGATATCCGGGTCGCGGTGGACGAGATCGCGACGGCGCTGATGCGCGGCGCGGCGCCCGATTCCGAGCTCGAATGCGAATTCGGCTACAACGCGCGCCGGATGACCGTGCGCATGCGCGTCGCGGCCGGTGCGCACGATGTCATCGACGAGGGCGGCTTCGGCTGGCATGTCCTCAGGACGATCACCGAAACACTTGCGGTAGAGCGAGATCCGTTCGACAAGGCCGTCTCCGGATATCCGACCACCGTGATCTTCAGCCGGATACGGAGCGACGCAGATGACGGATGA